The Borreliella andersonii genome has a segment encoding these proteins:
- the recD gene encoding exodeoxyribonuclease V subunit alpha, which yields MRDFLVLREFLKDKNKKFLNPELKLYEIIELLNINKKNCYKAQILAKSTTDENIVIFLIFLFNYFDKGHLRAEINLLAKDIQNTIIATKDNLEKTNKSYNKLIKMLKGLETFGNPETIKNIVLLLKKNNILMELNKLKITTPLIIENNIYIYTQKNYREEEELIKQIIKRLENHKSELNDNKIQNIISNLNINNLNKEQITSVKKALKSNFFLLSGGPGTGKTTTINYILKAINNTLNNKKKGLVAITAPTGKASLRLQTSIDYSFKNLEIECNTIQKLLGIKFINKKNLYDEENQLNFDVIIIDEASMVDAYTFLKLLKATPITTKLIMVGDKNQLPSVNEGNVYSSLLEIKKINNDNVEDLKENFRSNKEINLLSRAIYKEDSTLICKYINNNKNIQLKEIEKINLKKDLIEYTNNLYRKIPTFNLKLLKESKIETILETLLENIILSSKNFGKFGTKTLNEIIKIHLKKTYESLIGQIIMITKTDYKNKLFNGERGVIFSENSKFYALFQRKDEKYKKINLDLLVNYEFSFATTIHKSQGSEYKHVKVILENNPFLTKELMYTAITRAKDSLEIISNRDTIIKLSKKSSKRDSKILERITSFKKIDK from the coding sequence GTGAGAGATTTTTTAGTATTAAGAGAATTCTTAAAAGATAAAAACAAAAAATTCCTAAACCCTGAGCTTAAACTTTATGAAATAATTGAACTTTTAAATATCAATAAAAAAAATTGTTATAAAGCACAAATACTTGCAAAGTCGACAACCGATGAAAATATTGTAATATTTTTAATATTTTTATTTAACTACTTTGATAAAGGTCACTTAAGAGCTGAAATAAATCTATTAGCAAAAGATATTCAAAATACAATAATAGCCACAAAAGACAACCTTGAAAAAACCAATAAAAGTTACAATAAATTAATAAAAATGCTAAAAGGGCTAGAAACATTTGGAAATCCAGAAACTATTAAAAATATAGTTTTGCTTTTAAAGAAAAACAACATATTAATGGAACTTAATAAACTTAAAATTACAACTCCCCTAATCATAGAAAACAATATCTATATTTATACTCAAAAAAACTACAGAGAAGAAGAAGAGCTAATAAAACAAATTATAAAAAGATTAGAAAACCATAAAAGCGAACTAAATGACAATAAAATACAAAATATAATATCAAATTTAAATATCAATAATCTAAATAAAGAGCAAATTACATCAGTGAAAAAGGCACTAAAAAGCAACTTCTTCCTATTAAGCGGAGGCCCTGGAACAGGCAAAACCACAACTATCAACTATATCTTAAAAGCCATTAATAACACATTAAACAATAAAAAAAAAGGATTAGTAGCAATTACAGCGCCTACAGGAAAAGCTAGCCTAAGGTTACAAACAAGTATTGACTATTCATTCAAAAATTTAGAAATAGAATGCAATACAATCCAAAAACTATTGGGAATCAAATTCATAAACAAAAAAAATCTATATGATGAAGAAAATCAATTAAATTTTGACGTAATAATAATTGATGAAGCTTCAATGGTAGATGCATATACTTTTTTAAAACTACTAAAAGCAACTCCAATAACTACTAAATTAATAATGGTAGGAGATAAAAATCAACTCCCATCAGTAAACGAAGGAAATGTATATTCAAGTCTTTTAGAAATAAAAAAAATAAATAACGATAATGTAGAAGATCTTAAAGAAAATTTCAGAAGCAACAAAGAAATAAATTTGCTCTCAAGAGCAATATACAAAGAAGATAGTACTTTGATTTGCAAATACATTAATAACAATAAAAATATTCAACTGAAAGAAATAGAAAAAATAAACTTAAAAAAAGATTTAATAGAATATACAAACAATTTATATAGAAAAATACCCACTTTCAATCTTAAATTACTTAAAGAATCAAAAATTGAAACAATACTTGAAACTTTACTTGAAAATATAATTCTAAGTTCAAAAAATTTTGGTAAATTTGGAACTAAAACACTAAATGAAATAATAAAAATTCATCTAAAAAAGACCTATGAAAGCCTTATTGGCCAAATAATAATGATAACTAAAACTGACTATAAAAATAAATTATTTAATGGAGAACGGGGTGTTATTTTTAGTGAAAATTCTAAATTTTATGCTTTATTCCAAAGAAAAGATGAAAAATATAAAAAAATAAATTTAGATTTACTGGTAAATTATGAATTCAGCTTTGCCACAACAATACACAAAAGCCAAGGATCTGAATACAAACATGTAAAAGTAATATTAGAAAACAATCCTTTTTTAACAAAAGAGCTTATGTACACTGCAATAACAAGAGCCAAGGATAGTTTAGAAATAATTTCCAACAGAGATACTATCATTAAACTAAGCAAAAAATCTAGCAAAAGGGACTCAAAAATACTAGAACGCATAACCTCATTTAAAAAAATTGACAAATAA
- a CDS encoding LysM peptidoglycan-binding domain-containing protein — MTTLFKILALGKSKTFCVLQIIELIILLYFLIISPVNLNADFEYKVVKGDTLFSIAIKYKAKVSDLKRINKLSADNIKVGQILIIPSDSSLGQNITHKVNHSFSSLESFNKGVIFYTAKEGDTIESVSKLVGLSQEEIIAWNDLRSKDLKVGMKLVLTEPDFLKPYVVKKGDSLSKLSQDFDISSKDILRFNFLNDDKLKIGQKLFLKKATKNVNFHYVKRGETLGRIAYIYGVTAKDLVALNGNRAVNLKAGSLLNVLKIVNNDLEKPIEGDLKIDKKIDNKFIYHSVAVGETLYSIARHYGVLIEDLKNWNNLSSNNIMHDQKLKIFDKKLSINSSIIKTKNDLYIKNKVDSSSNSSGKVQTIVNLPSSKNKKLNLNTFGITANQDFFDINSLVILDSRIPIFEVVGDFYYWYRPRKISQPSEFYSEDWHSPLNSYKKATQLFKSFEKLVNSRFNKGSRLKDKLIILDPGHGGLDPGAIVKSRDGLGNEVFVVEDEYVYDIALRLYVYLKKEGANVEFTILAPDHLIRNSVFANNTFVNVKNEVYNDYDLNKNDTVDSWISGTPSGLKKRLIVVKNIVNKYKHIKDKDIAFFSLHADNSIGAPKSMGFYYQKDDEKKYDIHSKSAAEKITEGMKRSSYIKGQNLHVLRNNIVMTKLLVEVRNLAFPEEAWSIRSSKLRDQDSKILANGILKILENN, encoded by the coding sequence ATGACTACATTGTTCAAAATACTGGCATTAGGGAAAAGTAAAACTTTTTGTGTTTTGCAAATTATAGAGCTTATTATATTATTGTATTTTTTAATAATAAGTCCTGTTAATCTTAATGCGGATTTTGAATATAAGGTTGTCAAAGGAGATACTCTTTTTTCAATTGCAATTAAGTATAAAGCCAAAGTAAGTGATCTTAAAAGGATTAATAAACTGAGTGCTGATAATATCAAGGTAGGTCAAATACTAATTATTCCAAGTGATTCGAGTTTAGGTCAAAACATTACCCATAAAGTTAATCATTCTTTTAGTTCGCTAGAATCTTTTAATAAAGGGGTAATTTTTTACACTGCAAAAGAGGGTGATACCATTGAAAGCGTTTCAAAGCTTGTTGGGTTAAGTCAAGAAGAGATAATTGCTTGGAATGATTTGCGCTCTAAAGATCTTAAGGTTGGAATGAAGCTTGTATTAACCGAGCCTGATTTTTTAAAACCTTATGTGGTCAAGAAAGGTGATTCACTTTCAAAGCTTTCTCAGGATTTTGATATTAGTTCTAAGGATATTTTAAGATTTAATTTTCTTAATGATGATAAATTAAAGATTGGTCAAAAACTTTTCTTAAAGAAAGCTACTAAGAATGTTAATTTTCATTATGTTAAAAGGGGGGAAACTCTTGGCAGAATAGCTTATATTTATGGTGTTACTGCTAAGGATCTTGTAGCTCTTAATGGTAATCGGGCTGTTAATCTTAAAGCAGGCTCACTGTTAAATGTTTTAAAAATTGTAAATAATGATTTAGAAAAACCTATTGAAGGAGATTTAAAAATTGATAAAAAAATAGATAATAAGTTTATCTATCATTCAGTTGCTGTTGGAGAGACTTTGTATAGCATTGCCAGACATTATGGTGTTTTAATTGAGGATCTTAAGAATTGGAATAATTTAAGCAGTAATAATATTATGCACGATCAAAAATTGAAAATTTTTGATAAAAAACTTTCAATTAATTCTTCTATAATTAAAACCAAAAACGATTTATATATTAAAAACAAAGTTGATTCTAGTTCTAATTCTTCTGGCAAAGTGCAAACAATAGTTAATCTTCCTTCGAGTAAAAACAAAAAACTAAATTTAAATACTTTTGGAATTACTGCCAATCAAGATTTTTTTGATATTAACTCTTTGGTTATTTTAGATTCTAGAATACCGATATTTGAAGTTGTTGGTGATTTCTATTATTGGTATAGACCAAGAAAGATAAGTCAGCCAAGTGAATTTTATTCAGAAGATTGGCATTCTCCTTTGAATTCTTATAAAAAGGCAACTCAACTTTTCAAAAGTTTTGAAAAGTTGGTAAATTCTAGATTTAATAAAGGATCAAGACTTAAAGATAAGCTAATAATTCTTGATCCAGGTCACGGTGGTCTTGATCCTGGAGCTATTGTTAAATCCAGAGATGGTCTTGGAAATGAAGTTTTTGTTGTTGAAGATGAATATGTGTATGATATTGCCTTAAGGCTTTATGTATACCTTAAAAAAGAGGGAGCCAATGTTGAATTTACTATTTTAGCCCCTGACCATTTAATTAGAAATAGTGTTTTTGCTAACAACACTTTTGTTAATGTTAAAAACGAGGTTTACAATGATTATGATCTAAATAAAAATGATACTGTTGATTCTTGGATAAGCGGCACTCCATCAGGCCTTAAAAAAAGATTAATAGTTGTTAAAAACATTGTTAATAAATATAAACATATTAAAGATAAGGACATAGCCTTTTTTAGCTTGCATGCGGATAATAGTATTGGTGCGCCTAAGAGTATGGGATTTTATTATCAAAAAGATGACGAGAAAAAATATGATATTCATTCAAAGTCTGCAGCAGAAAAAATTACAGAAGGAATGAAACGAAGTTCTTATATTAAGGGTCAAAATCTTCATGTTTTAAGAAATAATATAGTAATGACTAAGCTTTTAGTAGAAGTTAGAAATTTAGCATTTCCAGAGGAAGCTTGGTCTATTAGATCCTCTAAGCTTAGAGATCAAGATTCCAAAATTCTTGCTAATGGGATTTTAAAAATATTGGAAAATAATTGA
- a CDS encoding M18 family aminopeptidase → MVHDKTLEPKFFQSLLDNSPTPYHLVNYIEEKLINYFNAQQLKLDEKWEIKTGSYYIKKEGTSLIAFNIDVKKKYEPFLIAAAHTDSPGLKLKIDATEKTSGVFYNHIEVYGGPIISTWIDRDLSLAGIVYFKKNENIESKLINIENIGIIPNLAIHLNRQINEGFKYNTHDNLTVISSTKKTIKDNILEQLGIEHKNFLSCDLIFTESQPSKIIGTEGEFLASKNLDNKSGCHAIMNSYVHTSNDKNKIAVFFDNEEVGSLTSRGADSNFLSEVLERIDLALNLTKEEHLIKINKSFNISIDSVHGIHPGYTSKHDPNYQATLGKGVVVKTSANFRYATTSTGFAKLKNLAIKNNIKIQEIIMKANVPSGTTIGPISNARTGIETIDIGTPMWAMHSLRETVSIADHIEAIKLLRAFFEKGI, encoded by the coding sequence ATGGTGCATGATAAAACACTAGAACCAAAATTTTTTCAAAGTCTACTAGACAATAGCCCTACCCCTTATCACTTAGTAAACTACATTGAAGAAAAATTAATAAATTACTTTAATGCACAACAATTAAAACTTGATGAAAAATGGGAAATTAAAACAGGATCGTATTACATAAAAAAAGAAGGAACTAGCCTTATTGCCTTTAATATTGATGTCAAAAAAAAATATGAACCATTTTTAATAGCAGCAGCACATACAGACAGTCCAGGATTAAAATTAAAAATAGATGCAACAGAAAAAACAAGCGGTGTGTTTTATAACCATATTGAAGTTTATGGCGGTCCAATAATTTCTACTTGGATCGATAGAGACTTAAGTTTAGCAGGAATCGTATATTTCAAAAAAAATGAGAATATTGAATCAAAATTAATCAATATTGAAAACATAGGAATTATTCCAAACCTTGCAATCCATTTAAACCGACAAATTAACGAAGGATTTAAATACAATACTCATGACAATTTAACAGTAATCAGTAGCACTAAAAAAACTATAAAAGATAATATCTTAGAACAACTTGGAATAGAACATAAAAATTTTTTATCTTGTGATTTAATATTTACAGAATCACAACCTTCTAAAATAATAGGAACAGAAGGAGAATTTTTGGCTTCTAAAAATCTTGATAACAAATCGGGATGCCATGCAATCATGAATTCTTATGTTCATACCAGCAATGACAAAAATAAAATAGCTGTATTTTTTGATAACGAAGAAGTGGGATCTTTAACCTCAAGAGGAGCTGATTCAAATTTTCTATCAGAAGTTTTAGAAAGAATCGATCTTGCTCTTAATTTAACCAAAGAAGAGCATTTAATAAAAATAAACAAATCATTTAATATTTCGATTGACAGCGTTCACGGCATTCATCCGGGATACACATCTAAACATGATCCAAACTATCAAGCTACTCTGGGCAAAGGTGTAGTTGTAAAAACTAGCGCTAATTTCAGATATGCAACAACTTCAACAGGATTCGCAAAATTAAAAAATTTGGCTATTAAAAATAATATTAAGATTCAAGAAATAATAATGAAAGCAAATGTTCCTTCAGGCACAACAATTGGTCCAATTTCAAATGCAAGAACAGGAATAGAAACTATTGACATTGGAACACCAATGTGGGCAATGCATTCACTGCGCGAAACAGTGTCAATAGCTGACCACATAGAAGCAATTAAACTATTAAGGGCTTTCTTTGAAAAAGGAATTTAA
- the rnmV gene encoding ribonuclease M5 gives MEKIKEIIVVEGKDDLKRIKESFDCTVIETKGFALKIETIKFLKKALKYKGIIILTDSDKSGNIIRQKIVKHLGENNKIKHAYLNTKDTEVESVNKAEIIKILKGVGTLSKDNQKDLLTLSDLLELGIIGENSKKNKQKIQKHLCLGHGNSKKLLERLNYFKITKTELKKQLALINSPRRT, from the coding sequence TTGGAAAAAATAAAAGAAATAATTGTAGTTGAGGGAAAAGATGATCTCAAAAGAATCAAAGAATCTTTTGACTGCACAGTAATAGAAACAAAAGGATTTGCTTTAAAAATTGAAACTATTAAATTTTTAAAAAAAGCCTTAAAATACAAAGGAATAATAATCTTAACAGACAGCGATAAATCTGGAAATATTATTAGACAAAAAATAGTCAAACATCTAGGAGAAAATAATAAAATCAAACATGCATATCTTAATACTAAAGACACTGAAGTTGAATCAGTAAATAAAGCGGAAATAATAAAAATACTTAAAGGAGTTGGAACTTTATCTAAAGATAATCAAAAAGATTTATTAACACTAAGCGATTTGTTAGAACTTGGTATAATAGGAGAAAACTCAAAAAAAAATAAACAAAAAATACAAAAACACCTTTGCTTGGGACATGGAAATAGCAAAAAACTCTTAGAAAGACTAAATTATTTTAAAATAACAAAAACGGAACTCAAAAAACAATTGGCTTTAATTAACTCCCCCAGAAGGACTTGA
- a CDS encoding fructose-specific PTS transporter subunit EIIC yields MQNLFSKNLIVLNYNATSKEDVIRKMASMFNENGYLNDMEAFIKEIEKREEINGTGIEEHIAMPHAKGNFIKKHGIAILRVVGNGFDFKSSDQKLSKLFFMMALPEETSSNAHIKAISYLSNTFSNNLLRHELMSTNNENRFLEIIMGNDNINESNNLNTKKDFILAVTACPVGIAHTYMAAESLKKAALELNINIKVETNGSSGTENPITEEEIKNAKGVIIASGKTIDKERFSGKPLIEVGVKDGIHKAKELIQTILKNEAQIYKGSSTNTTAETIQKQNKRTGVYKHLMNGVSFMLPFVVSGGIIIAISFMFGIKAFDINDPSYNKIADILMQIGGGSAFALMIPILAGYISFSIAERPGLAPGMITGLMMSNGNAGFLGGILAGFISGYVTLTVKKLSDKIIPSNLKGINPVLTYPFLSVIISGILIYVMLSPISVINSSITNMLNQLSGTNMAILGALLGGMMAIDMGGPVNKAAYAFGIAMITAKNYIPHASIMAGGMIPPIGIALATSLFKNRFSKEEKESGKVCYFLGACFITEGVIPFAAADPLRIIPACILGSTVGGFISALFKVEVIAPHGGIFILPIVVNPLMWITSILVGSIITAVLIGIFKKEYKNIND; encoded by the coding sequence ATGCAAAATTTATTTTCAAAAAACTTGATTGTTTTAAATTACAATGCAACTAGCAAAGAAGATGTCATTAGAAAAATGGCTAGCATGTTCAATGAAAATGGATATTTAAATGACATGGAAGCATTTATAAAAGAAATTGAAAAAAGAGAAGAAATTAACGGAACAGGCATTGAAGAGCATATTGCCATGCCCCATGCAAAAGGCAATTTCATTAAAAAACACGGAATTGCCATTTTAAGAGTTGTTGGTAATGGTTTTGACTTCAAATCTTCTGATCAAAAACTTTCGAAACTATTTTTCATGATGGCTCTACCCGAAGAAACTTCAAGCAATGCACACATAAAAGCTATATCATACTTAAGTAATACTTTTAGCAACAACCTATTAAGGCATGAACTTATGAGCACAAACAATGAAAATAGATTTTTAGAAATAATTATGGGTAATGATAATATAAATGAATCTAATAATTTAAATACAAAAAAAGATTTTATTCTTGCCGTAACAGCATGTCCTGTGGGAATAGCTCACACCTACATGGCAGCAGAAAGCCTTAAAAAAGCAGCTTTGGAATTAAACATAAACATAAAAGTAGAAACAAATGGATCTAGTGGAACTGAAAACCCAATAACAGAAGAAGAAATAAAAAATGCAAAGGGTGTCATTATTGCATCTGGCAAAACTATCGATAAAGAAAGATTTAGTGGAAAACCTTTAATCGAAGTGGGAGTAAAAGACGGCATACACAAAGCAAAAGAGCTTATCCAAACAATTCTTAAAAACGAAGCTCAAATTTACAAAGGTAGCAGCACAAACACAACCGCCGAAACTATCCAAAAACAAAATAAAAGAACGGGGGTTTATAAACATTTAATGAATGGGGTCTCATTTATGCTTCCATTTGTAGTTTCAGGAGGAATAATAATAGCAATATCATTCATGTTTGGAATCAAAGCATTTGATATAAACGATCCAAGCTACAATAAAATAGCAGACATTCTGATGCAAATCGGCGGTGGAAGCGCATTTGCTTTAATGATCCCAATACTTGCTGGCTATATTTCATTTAGCATAGCAGAAAGACCAGGACTTGCGCCTGGAATGATTACGGGATTAATGATGAGCAATGGAAATGCAGGATTTCTGGGAGGCATCTTAGCAGGATTTATTTCAGGCTACGTTACACTAACTGTAAAAAAATTATCTGACAAAATAATTCCTAGCAATTTAAAAGGAATAAATCCCGTATTAACTTATCCTTTTTTATCAGTTATAATTTCAGGAATTTTGATATATGTAATGCTTAGTCCAATATCTGTTATTAATAGCTCAATAACAAATATGCTAAATCAACTCAGCGGAACTAATATGGCAATACTTGGAGCTTTGCTCGGAGGAATGATGGCAATAGATATGGGGGGACCTGTAAATAAAGCTGCATACGCATTTGGAATTGCAATGATAACTGCAAAAAATTATATTCCTCATGCAAGCATAATGGCAGGAGGAATGATACCTCCTATAGGAATTGCTCTTGCCACAAGCTTATTTAAAAACAGATTTTCAAAAGAAGAAAAAGAATCCGGAAAAGTTTGTTATTTTTTGGGAGCATGTTTTATTACAGAAGGAGTAATTCCATTTGCAGCAGCAGATCCTTTAAGGATAATACCCGCATGCATACTAGGCTCAACTGTAGGAGGATTTATTTCTGCACTTTTCAAAGTAGAAGTTATAGCGCCACATGGCGGAATATTCATTCTACCAATAGTAGTAAACCCATTAATGTGGATAACATCTATTCTAGTGGGATCTATTATAACAGCTGTTTTAATAGGAATTTTTAAAAAAGAATACAAGAATATAAACGATTAA
- the pfkB gene encoding 1-phosphofructokinase, with protein MIYTLTLNPSVDYKIVLKEFHEESLNYALNNNFFAGGKGINISIVLKNLGKPSTALGFLGGFTGDYIRFSLDSRGIKNDFIKIKYNTRLNIKMIANGKETEINANSPDISENEFELLKDRLKSLTNNSILVMSGSVPSALGDNAYNEIANSISSDVKLIIDTSGKPLKKILGLNPFLIKPNIYELEDLFNTKFDSTKELIKIGKSLVESGVQNIIISMGSAGAIFIGGKNVAFRAFVPKINSVSTIGAGDSVIAGFLYAFDNGSTLEDSFKFGVAAGTATALKGNLCEFQDVKKLLCEIRIADICTP; from the coding sequence TTGATATATACTCTAACGCTCAATCCTTCTGTGGATTATAAAATAGTTTTAAAAGAATTTCACGAAGAAAGTCTTAATTATGCTTTAAATAATAATTTTTTTGCTGGTGGTAAGGGGATAAATATAAGCATTGTTCTTAAAAATTTGGGAAAACCCAGTACGGCTTTAGGGTTTTTAGGAGGTTTTACGGGTGATTATATAAGATTTTCTCTTGATTCTAGGGGCATAAAAAACGATTTTATTAAAATAAAGTATAATACAAGATTAAATATTAAAATGATAGCAAATGGCAAAGAAACAGAAATTAATGCCAATTCTCCAGATATTTCTGAGAATGAATTTGAACTTTTGAAAGATAGACTTAAAAGTTTAACAAATAATAGTATATTGGTGATGTCAGGGAGTGTTCCTTCAGCTCTTGGTGATAATGCATACAATGAAATAGCTAATAGTATTTCTAGTGATGTTAAACTTATCATTGATACTAGTGGCAAACCTTTGAAAAAAATTCTTGGGTTAAATCCCTTTTTGATAAAGCCCAATATTTATGAACTTGAGGATCTTTTTAACACTAAATTTGATTCTACAAAAGAATTGATTAAAATCGGAAAAAGTCTTGTAGAAAGTGGGGTTCAAAACATTATAATTTCCATGGGAAGTGCCGGAGCTATTTTTATTGGCGGTAAAAATGTTGCTTTTAGGGCCTTTGTTCCAAAGATTAATTCTGTTAGCACCATTGGAGCAGGAGACTCTGTGATTGCAGGGTTTTTATATGCTTTTGATAATGGGAGTACTTTAGAAGATTCATTTAAATTTGGTGTTGCAGCTGGTACAGCTACGGCATTAAAAGGTAATCTTTGCGAATTTCAAGATGTTAAAAAACTGCTTTGTGAGATTAGGATTGCAGATATTTGTACTCCTTAA